DNA from Leptospira mayottensis 200901116:
TCATTTTTATTGAATATAAAATTATTGTGGCTTTAATATTCTCACTTTTCGTTTCAGAGAATTGAAATCTTGATATTTCTACATTTAATTAGAGGTTATCTCAAAAACCGTCATCCGTGTAGTCAGACTTAAAATTTCTTGTACTTAAACTATAAATAATATAATTGATCGTTATGAGCCGATTAGGTGACTTAACGAACGAACAATGGGATTTGCTTTGCGATTTACTTGTAGAACCCGAAGCAAGAGATGACGGTAAAGGTCGTCCGCGTGTAAATTCAAGATCAATTTTGGACGGTATATTATGGATTCTTCGCACTGGTGCTCCGTGGATAGACCTACCTGATAGATATCCCGCATATCAAACATGCCATCGAAGATTTCAAGAATGGCGCAAAAATGGAACCCTGGATAAAATTTTAGAAGCGCTTCTTCATGACTTAGAAATAAGAGGCAAGATGGATTTAAGTACGTGTTTCATTGACGGGACTTTTGTTCCTGGAAAAAAAGGGGCCTACGTATTGGCAAAACTAAACGGGGAAAGGGTACAAAAGTCATGGTTATCGTCGACAAAAATGGTATTCCTATCTCCGCCGGGATTGAAAGTGCTTCGCCGCATGAAAGTAAGCTCGCGGAAGGTGCAATCATCCGCAAAAAAGTCAAAGGCAAAATCAAAGATTTAGTCGGAGATCGTGCTTACGATTCTGATCCTTTAGATGAATATCTTAAAAAGAAATATAAAGTAAATTTGATCGCTCCACACAAATCAAATCGAAAAAAGAAAAAGACACAGGATGGACGTAAGTTGCGGAAATATCGTGAAAGATGGAAAATTGAACGAACTTTTTCTTGGCTACAGAACTTCAGAAGATTTGCAACTCGATACGAACGAAACGATCAAAACTTTTATGGAATTCTGATACTCGCATGTATCATGATCGTTATTAGGAGTTTTTGAGATAACCTCTAGTAATTAGTTTCTAGATGCCAGTGGATAATGTAGCATGTATCGTCCTAGAAAAAGTTGTCAGAAACAGACAGGTGCCATAATAACGATCAAACGTTACAGCGAAGCGTTCAAGAGAAAAGTGATCCAGAAAATAAGGATGGCCCATATAACAGACCCAGGCGATGAGAAACTACGGTACACAAATTTCAGTGAGGATCCGAGGCTGTGGTGCATGGCAAGAATCATCTGATGAGTAAAGTAGTGAGAGTGGAAACAGAGAATGAATTGAACCTTCTCAAAGAGACAGAGAAAGAACTTGAGAACTTGAAAAAGCGTTATCGAATGTGACGATAGAGAATGTTCTTTACAAGAGTTTAGTCCAGGTTACGGAGATAGATTTAAAGAATCGCGGAGTTGAAGATATCTTAATCGCCTGCGCTGACGGGTTAAAAGGATTTCCGGATACGATCATATCAGTTTTTCCTAATGCACAAGTTCAACTTTGTATCGTTCATATGGTAAGGAATTGTTTGAAATGGGTTTCTTACAAACAGAAGAAAGAGTTGATGATTGATTTAAAGGCTATCTACAAATCTCCGTCGGCAGAGATTGCTAAGAAAAGCCTTGATGATTTTTCAACCAAATGGGACAGTCAATATCCGATGATCAGCAAGTCCTGGAGATACAATTGGTGTACAGTAACAGTATTCGCCTGACACTTCTGAAAGAAATTGACTAATCTTCTGAACTAGGCTCCTCGTCCTCTTCGACTTTAATTCCTTCGAAAAATACTTGAAATGGAGTTCTTCCGTTCATGTTTCTTCCTTGATGGACTCTCTTGTAATTGTATTCCTCAAAGAAGATTTCCAGATCGATTTGCATTTCTTCAATCGCCTCGTAGAATTTGGTTCTACCAGCAATTCTGAAATGCTCGTCGAGCAAAGTTCGATGAAGTCGTTCAACGTATCCATTGCTCTGGGGTCTTCGCACTTTAGTAGTCCGATGTTCGATCTCTTCTAATTGAAGAAAGAGTTCGAACGGATGTTGATCTTCTCTTCCACAATACTCACGACCATTATCGGTAAGAACGGTCATAACTTTAACGTTATGTTCTTCGAAGAATGGAAGGACGTCGTTGTTGAGAGTTTGCACAGCGGTAACAGGAATCTTCGTATTAAAAAGCCTTCCCCAAGCGAATCGACTGTGACAATCGATTACGGTTTGCAAATAGACTCTTCCAACTCCCTTTAAGGAACCGACCATGAACGTGTCCATAGAGACCAATTCTCCGGTAGAATCGGCATGTATGTGCCTTTCTCTGTATTCTGGATCGAATCTTTCAAGGAGTTTAATCTGATCCTCGGTGAGAGGGATGATTTGATCTTTGTGATGTTCTTCAAGTCTGAGAAGCCTTTGATGTTTGGTTACAAGTTTATTCCTCGCCCAAACTCCTCTGACTCCTCCTGAGCTTACTTTGATTCCCTTGAGGCTGAGTTGTTGTGCGACTTTTAAACAACCGTGGGTAGGACGTTGTAGAGAATATTCTAAAACTTCTTTCTCGATTTCTTCGCTGACTCTGTTCGGATGAGGTCCGTTTGCTCCAGGCATTCGATCCAAAAGTCCTTCTGCTCCGTAAGTTTGAAAGTTTCTTCGGATCTCGTAGAACTGCTGACGGGAATATCCCATGATTTTGCAGGCCTTACTTACATTTTCTAATTCGTTAGCAAGTTCTAATAAATTTAGCTTTCTTCTCGTAGCTTTTGTCGTCGCATTGGCGTTGGTGGTCATCGGTTTCTCCTGAGTTTAAATAATTTGTGGTAAAATCATTTTTACTTTCAGAAGAAATCGGGACCACTGATTTTTACCCGACTGTCAGGTGAATACTATCACTACACACAATTGGGAATCGGTGATTCCTTTTTTGGCTTATCCACCTAATATTCGGAAGGCGATTTACACCACAAACGCCATCGAATCTATGAATATGGGTTTAGAGTCTGTCCCAAAACTCAAAACGATCACACCGATCCCCAGAGATTCTGATAAAATCGAATGGTTTTGGGACGGACTCTTAAGAAAAATTATCAAGAATCGGGGTTCGTTTCCTACCGATGAAGCGGCTATCAAGCTTCTTTATTTAGAGCCGGTCTCAAAACTGGTTGTACAGAGAAAGTGTAAAAATATAAATGTGAAATGGACAAATATTATTCAGAAATCCCCGATGCGCTTTGGGAAAAAATAGCACCATTGATTCCTAAAGAAAAGCCCAATCTTCAAGGAGGTCGCAATCGTGTTCCTTCAAGAATAGTAATGGCAGGTATCATCTATCGAATGAAAACAGGCTGTCAGTGGCGTGCAATTCCCAATGAGTTTGGATCTGGTCAAACTTGTCACAGAAGATTTCAAGAATGGGAACGGGCAGGGGTATTCAAAAAGATCTATAAATCTATTTTAAAATATTATGATGTAAAGAATCAGATAGCATGGGACTGGGCTTCGATGGATTCGGCAATGGTTAAGGCTCCCAAAGGGGGAGTTTAACCGGGAAAAATCCTACAGACCGTGCCAAATTAGGGGTTAAACGGCATATCCTTACGGATGGAAATGGAATTCCTTTGGCAATTACGTTGACTGGAGCTAACGTTCATGACAAACACGGTGTAAAAGATACGTTGAATTCAATCCTAATATTTTCCGGAAAAAGAAGAAAAAAGCCAAAACATCTTTGTTTAGATAAAGGTTATGACTTCCAAGATATAGAAGTTTTAATCAAAAGAAGAAACATTCAATCTCATATTCGGAAAAAAGGTGAAAAGCCTCTCATCGGTAAATACAATGGAAAATCTAGACGATGGGTCGTTGAAAGAACTAACAGTTGGCACAATCGATTCAGAGCTATCCTAATTCGTTGGGAAAGAAAATCTGAAAATTATCTTGCATCTCTTTATCTCGCAAGTTCTATCATTGCTTTTAACTTTTTTGATAGGTAGTTTTGAGACCGGCTCTTAGCTTTGAATCATATGTCTAAAAAATGGACCATGCCTATTCAAGATTGGGGAAAAGCAATGAACCAATTTTCAATCATTTTCGGCGATCGGTTGAAGTTCGATTCGTTTTAAGATATGTCATTTACACAACCAAGCTGACACCCTCTGGGAAACAATTCTTGAAATCTTTCAAAAAAATTAGGTAATGGCCCCCGTTGACTCTTTCTCAATTGTCGTTACTTCCGTTTTTATGTCTGACATGATCTGACCCCGTTTCTATGGCTCGCTGAACCTCCAGAATTGAAGGATCGATTCTACTCTCAGCTTTTGTTTTTGTCCATTTTTTCTGACACTTTTCTAGGATACTACACTGACATCTAATCTGTGGGAACTGCTACGTTTTTTAGAAACTTACCGGATATCTTTTGAGGTTTTGAGACGGGATATGTTATGTATATCGATTTTTTACAAGGATTTTATCAACTTTTAGAGAATCCTATTTTTTCTTAACGAAACGAAAACAATCGATAGTATGATCCATAACCATACCCGTCGCTTGCATAAACGCATAGCAAATCGTAGAACCTACAAATTTGAAACCGCGCTTTTTGAGTTCTTTGCTCATCTCGTCCGAGATAGGGGTACTATTTGGAACTTCTTTGATCGTCTTCCATGAATTATAAATCGTTTCGTGATTCACAAAACCCCAGATGAATTTATCAAAAGAACCATATTCTTTTTGAATATTTAAAAATTCTTGTGCATTAATAACAGTTGATCTAATTTTTAACTCGTTGCGCACAATCCCCTCTTCTCTAAGAAGAGAACGAATTTTTTCTTCCTTATACGCGGCAACTTTTACTGGATCGAAATTGTCGAAAGCATTCCGATAATTTTCCCTTTTTTTCAAGATCGTGATCCATGAAAGACCGGCTTGTGCACCTTCTAAAATTAAAAATTCAAATAACATTCGATCGTCATGAACGGGAATCCCCCATTCTTTGTCGTGGTAATAGATATAGAGCGGATCTTTTGTAACCCAATCACAACGTTTTAAAAATTGCTCCAAAATTTCGCTCCATTGTAACAAATTTCTGTTTTGACTTATTTCGACAAACCAACCAGATTCAATCTTCCTAAGATTACATTCCGTTTTTGTAGTATAAAACAAGAGAGATATTTTTAAACATATAAAAATTATTCTTCTTGTCCTCTTTAACAAACTTAGAGTCGACCTAAAAACCTTGAGTGTGGGAACCAAACGGGAATTGAACAAAGAAAAAGACTATTTAGAATCCAACCATTTCAAGAGACGTAACCTGTAGGAATCCCTCTCGCGTTTTTTCGGGTTTTGAGACAGACTTTTAATCTTTCTACTGATCTCTATATAATAGAGTTTCCAAAATTCTGCCTCTATAAGGAGGATTTCTGCTAAAACTAATGGTATTTCTTTATGTAGGGATCAGTAGAACAACTATAAAGATCCTCAGAAATTAAGGAATGTGTAATATAGAATTCAGATCCTACATTACCATCTTGCAATGTGATCTTCCGCCCAACCTTGACCGTTTATAATTTTATATTCGTTTTTTCCAAGCCGTATAATTCCCTCAAACTTTCCTATCATCTGATGAACAGAAGACGCGAAAACTCCCGCATTTGTCACGGCCTTTCTATGAAACCCCGGAATAAACTGCAAATCGATCGCTTGAGAATCTTTCGTATAAAGACGCCAAGGTTTCATCCAATTCTCACGATCCACTTCAAAAACAGCATCGGAAGGAATTTTATAAATTCTCCCATTGATTAAAATAGCGTTTTCGGTTGTACCGGTTTCGTCCGTCCAGCCAGCTCCCAAATTTATTCCGATTCTATTTCCTGCGTTATGTGTCATCATAGAAGCCCAATTCCATTTTGTGGAATAAGGCCAGATGCCTCTCCCGTAATCCATGCAGGCAAAGGAAGATTCGAGTTCGAATTTATATTCCATCGCTCCGTAACGAACACTTCCCTGCGCCCCGACTCCGAACAATTTTTCCGTAAATTGAAATTTTCTTTTGGACCAAGGAACGACTACATTTAGAGTTTCCCAGTTCTCCGGAACTGGAACCAAAATCTCAGCCTGAATTGGAATTTTATTTTTGAGCGAGATATTCACCGAAAGACGATAACCTTCTTCTTCTCTAAAAAATTGTAAACGCGCGTTATTTCCTATATACGTCGCATTGCTTACCACGAGTTGACCAAGACTGACCCCCGATCCGAAAGGAGTAAGAATCGTATCTTCCTCGAAATCTCCCGTTTTTCGATTCAACCAATAAACAAAAACGACCCCTGCATAATCCAGATCCGAAATCGTAAAAGATACCAAAAAGTTCTCGTCGTAGACGCACCAGTAATTCCACTTTTTTTTTCTCAAATAATGTCTGCTTAAATTACATCTGTGTAGGGGTTTTTTAGACCAACCTACCGAGTTTAAATTGAGGTTTCCGAATTTATCGCAAAGATTCGTTTCCTGTCTAATTTCAGTCTCTAAGTTCATTTGAAGAACACTCTTTTTAAGTTATCAGCACGGATACCATCCCCACTCGAAAAGTCGACTTCTTTCTTCCATATTTATTCTCATTGTTCGGATAGGATGAAACGCCCTATTTTTTCGAGAATTTCTTTTCGTGGAATCTTCAATCTTTTTAGTCGAAAAATACGTTAGGAGGTACACATTATCTTGGTTCATTTTTATATTTTTCTTTTTATATTCATTCAAGCCTGTTCGCCCATTGGAGAATTGCTCAACTTAAGCGGATCCAATTCAAATGCAAACGATTACTGGTGGATAGGACTTTTCCAAGGGAATAACCATCCTGGCCCCATTGAAAATCCAGCACCTTCGCATGAAGATGTCGCCGAAGAAAATGTCTTAAATGAAAACGCCGACGCCTCATGGACTTTATTAGTCGGAGCACCTAACAGAAATACTTTAGGTTCAGGACTCGCTATTGACACTAACGGATTTATCTACGTTGCCGGAAACACAAACGCTGGCATTTACAATGAGAATCCTATCGGAACCCAGGATCTTATTCTCGCAAAATATAATTCTCGAAAACAACTTATCTGGTCAAAACAAGTCGGAATTCGGGATGTAAATTTTGATGTTGCCGATGTCGGAGTGGATGCAAGAGGAAACGTTTACGTAATCGCCGGTAGAAGCATCGGTTTTGGAAATAAAAATTTATTCGCATTTAAATTCGATACGAACGGGAATACAATCTGGGGACGACAAACAAATCTTGGGGAGAGAAATAACTACACTGTTCACCCTGAAAAAATTTTCGTAGATTCATCCGGCACGTCTTACATAGTCGGTACGATATCAAACGCAATGAGAAATTTTGACGACGTTAGAACCGATAGTGGATTTCTCATTAAAATCGATACACAAGGGAACTGGGGCGATACTTCGTTTATCTCTATTCCCGGCGCCAGGATATATTTGACAGGAGTCACAGTCGCAGACAACACAGGAGATGTATTCGTAACCGGCACCGCAAATGCAAACTTAGAAACCAATACAGCTCCGGGAATAGGAAACTTTGATCTTTTTATTCTTAAATACGATAGAAATGGAAGAAGACAATTTTTCGCACAACTTGGTCAAGCCTTGGGTAGAACCGAAGGTAACTCTATAGCTTTAGATTCGTTCGGAAACGTTTTTGTCGGCGGAACGAGTAATGCAAATTTCGAACCAGGTGGCGAAGTTGTAGAAAGTGATCGTGGAATCCTAGTAAAGTATGATTCTCTTGGTGTTCGACAATGGATTCGATACTTGGGTCCGAGCAACGGTCATAGAACCAGTTCCATCACCTCAATCATAACGGATTCGGAAGGGAATATTTTTACGACCAGTCAAAGCAATCATATGACGGATGGAAGACGGAACGAAGTCGGAATGGATTTACTCCTTACCAAACACGATTCTTTGGGGAACGAGGAATGGATCCGACAAAT
Protein-coding regions in this window:
- a CDS encoding IS5 family transposase (programmed frameshift), translated to MSRLGDLTNEQWDLLCDLLVEPEARDDGKGRPRVNSRSILDGILWILRTGAPWIDLPDRYPAYQTCHRRFQEWRKNGTLDKILEALLHDLEIRGKMDLSTCFIDGTFVPGKKGAYVFGKTKRGKGTKVMVIVDKNGIPISAGIESASPHESKLAEGAIIRKKVKGKIKDLVGDRAYDSDPLDEYLKKKYKVNLIAPHKSNRKKKKTQDGRKLRKYRERWKIERTFSWLQNFRRFATRYERNDQNFYGILILACIMIVIRSF
- a CDS encoding IS481 family transposase, with amino-acid sequence MTTNANATTKATRRKLNLLELANELENVSKACKIMGYSRQQFYEIRRNFQTYGAEGLLDRMPGANGPHPNRVSEEIEKEVLEYSLQRPTHGCLKVAQQLSLKGIKVSSGGVRGVWARNKLVTKHQRLLRLEEHHKDQIIPLTEDQIKLLERFDPEYRERHIHADSTGELVSMDTFMVGSLKGVGRVYLQTVIDCHSRFAWGRLFNTKIPVTAVQTLNNDVLPFFEEHNVKVMTVLTDNGREYCGREDQHPFELFLQLEEIEHRTTKVRRPQSNGYVERLHRTLLDEHFRIAGRTKFYEAIEEMQIDLEIFFEEYNYKRVHQGRNMNGRTPFQVFFEGIKVEEDEEPSSED
- a CDS encoding IS5 family transposase (programmed frameshift), which gives rise to MDKYYSEIPDALWEKIAPLIPKEKPNLQGGRNRVPSRIVMAGIIYRMKTGCQWRAIPNEFGSGQTCHRRFQEWERAGVFKKIYKSILKYYDVKNQIAWDWASMDSAMVKAPKGGVLTGKNPTDRAKLGVKRHILTDGNGIPLAITLTGANVHDKHGVKDTLNSILIFSGKRRKKPKHLCLDKGYDFQDIEVLIKRRNIQSHIRKKGEKPLIGKYNGKSRRWVVERTNSWHNRFRAILIRWERKSENYLASLYLASSIIAFNFFDR
- a CDS encoding DNA-3-methyladenine glycosylase I, with amino-acid sequence MEQFLKRCDWVTKDPLYIYYHDKEWGIPVHDDRMLFEFLILEGAQAGLSWITILKKRENYRNAFDNFDPVKVAAYKEEKIRSLLREEGIVRNELKIRSTVINAQEFLNIQKEYGSFDKFIWGFVNHETIYNSWKTIKEVPNSTPISDEMSKELKKRGFKFVGSTICYAFMQATGMVMDHTIDCFRFVKKK
- a CDS encoding DUF2804 domain-containing protein: MNLETEIRQETNLCDKFGNLNLNSVGWSKKPLHRCNLSRHYLRKKKWNYWCVYDENFLVSFTISDLDYAGVVFVYWLNRKTGDFEEDTILTPFGSGVSLGQLVVSNATYIGNNARLQFFREEEGYRLSVNISLKNKIPIQAEILVPVPENWETLNVVVPWSKRKFQFTEKLFGVGAQGSVRYGAMEYKFELESSFACMDYGRGIWPYSTKWNWASMMTHNAGNRIGINLGAGWTDETGTTENAILINGRIYKIPSDAVFEVDRENWMKPWRLYTKDSQAIDLQFIPGFHRKAVTNAGVFASSVHQMIGKFEGIIRLGKNEYKIINGQGWAEDHIARW
- a CDS encoding SBBP repeat beta-propeller lipoprotein, LipL53 family produces the protein MVHFYIFLFIFIQACSPIGELLNLSGSNSNANDYWWIGLFQGNNHPGPIENPAPSHEDVAEENVLNENADASWTLLVGAPNRNTLGSGLAIDTNGFIYVAGNTNAGIYNENPIGTQDLILAKYNSRKQLIWSKQVGIRDVNFDVADVGVDARGNVYVIAGRSIGFGNKNLFAFKFDTNGNTIWGRQTNLGERNNYTVHPEKIFVDSSGTSYIVGTISNAMRNFDDVRTDSGFLIKIDTQGNWGDTSFISIPGARIYLTGVTVADNTGDVFVTGTANANLETNTAPGIGNFDLFILKYDRNGRRQFFAQLGQALGRTEGNSIALDSFGNVFVGGTSNANFEPGGEVVESDRGILVKYDSLGVRQWIRYLGPSNGHRTSSITSIITDSEGNIFTTSQSNHMTDGRRNEVGMDLLLTKHDSLGNEEWIRQIGIDGIRIKGEEIGQDPEGNLYCVGEADAFLINEIAVSQGDIDLFLLKFK